In the Pseudoalteromonas undina genome, one interval contains:
- a CDS encoding tRNA-uridine aminocarboxypropyltransferase: MTQSLKNSVLALRAQQISESRREFNARGGKMDRCEQCLIAKHYCICEDAEYASCSAAVCLLMYHNESFKPSNTGRLIAEIVPDNHAFRWDRTSPDPALLALLNNDKYQPFVIFPAEDVETDRVVTQVETHAGKQPLFIFLDGTWREAKKMIRKSPYLDNLPVLSITAEKLSDYRLRVAPHAHQLGTAEVAIMVLALAGEVDASTKLEQHFIKFRDAYLLGKRNKGRPE, from the coding sequence GTGACCCAGAGTTTAAAAAATTCAGTTTTAGCATTACGTGCTCAGCAAATAAGTGAATCTCGACGTGAGTTTAATGCCCGTGGTGGAAAAATGGATCGCTGTGAGCAATGCTTAATTGCCAAGCATTACTGTATTTGTGAGGACGCTGAGTACGCAAGCTGTAGCGCTGCAGTATGCTTACTTATGTATCACAATGAAAGTTTTAAACCGTCTAATACAGGGCGTTTAATTGCGGAAATAGTGCCTGATAATCATGCGTTTCGTTGGGATAGAACCTCCCCAGATCCTGCTTTATTAGCATTGTTGAATAATGATAAATATCAGCCTTTTGTGATTTTTCCGGCTGAAGATGTTGAAACTGATAGGGTGGTAACCCAGGTTGAAACGCATGCAGGTAAACAGCCATTGTTTATATTTTTAGATGGTACATGGCGAGAAGCTAAAAAAATGATTCGTAAGAGTCCTTATTTAGATAACTTACCTGTGCTTTCTATTACCGCAGAAAAACTCTCAGATTACCGATTACGTGTAGCGCCCCATGCTCATCAGTTAGGAACGGCAGAAGTAGCTATTATGGTATTAGCATTGGCTGGTGAAGTTGATGCGAGCACTAAATTAGAACAGCATTTTATTAAGTTTCGCGACGCTTATTTACTTGGTAAGCGTAACAAAGGCAGGCCCGAATAA
- a CDS encoding Fe(3+) ABC transporter substrate-binding protein, which translates to MKKTLALVVGLIISAPAVATDVVNIYSFRQPFLIKPILDDFTQQTGIKTNVVFAKKGLIERVKREGKHSKADLVLTSNFSALIQLEELKLTRTIDSEKVNKNVPAAFRDGDGQWVALTKRVRNVYSSKERLGPLPELSYEDLAAPEYKGQICTRSGKHPYNLGLVASMIAHHGEVQTKTWLEGVKANLARKPQGNDRAQVKAVKEGLCNLALGNSYYLGKMLQDEAQKPWADAVNINFPNQTNRGSHINVSGAVITKYAKNPENALKLIEYMTDNKAQNMYASLNMEYPVKPGVKLSSLVASWGSFKEDSLPLDEISKYRPLALKLIDEVKFDL; encoded by the coding sequence ATGAAAAAAACACTAGCGCTTGTCGTTGGACTAATTATCTCAGCACCTGCTGTTGCAACCGATGTTGTGAATATTTACTCATTTAGACAACCTTTTTTAATTAAACCTATTTTAGATGATTTTACACAGCAAACAGGCATTAAAACTAATGTTGTGTTTGCTAAAAAAGGCCTAATCGAGCGTGTTAAGCGTGAAGGCAAGCACAGCAAAGCAGATTTAGTTTTAACGTCTAACTTTAGTGCGTTAATTCAGTTAGAAGAGCTAAAGCTAACGCGAACTATTGATAGCGAGAAGGTTAATAAGAATGTGCCGGCTGCATTTCGTGATGGCGATGGTCAGTGGGTGGCGCTCACTAAGCGAGTGCGAAATGTTTACTCTTCAAAAGAGCGTTTAGGTCCATTACCTGAGCTGAGTTATGAAGATTTAGCTGCACCTGAATATAAAGGTCAAATTTGTACTCGCTCTGGTAAACACCCTTATAACTTAGGGTTAGTGGCTTCTATGATTGCTCATCATGGTGAAGTCCAGACTAAAACATGGCTCGAGGGTGTAAAAGCGAATTTAGCGCGTAAGCCGCAGGGAAATGACCGTGCGCAAGTGAAAGCCGTTAAAGAAGGTTTATGTAATTTAGCTTTAGGTAACAGTTACTACTTAGGTAAAATGTTGCAAGATGAAGCGCAAAAACCGTGGGCAGATGCGGTTAATATTAATTTTCCAAACCAAACTAACCGTGGTTCGCATATTAACGTATCGGGTGCGGTAATTACTAAGTATGCTAAAAACCCTGAAAATGCCTTGAAACTTATAGAGTATATGACCGACAATAAGGCGCAAAATATGTATGCCTCGCTCAATATGGAGTACCCGGTCAAGCCAGGTGTTAAGCTTTCAAGTTTGGTTGCATCATGGGGAAGCTTTAAGGAAGACAGCTTACCGCTTGATGAAATTAGCAAATATCGTCCGTTAGCCCTTAAGCTAATTGATGAGGTGAAGTTCGATCTTTAA
- a CDS encoding ABC transporter permease: MTYKFQLSKWQLIAWSTGLLLSTPLFFLLVESLQGDSEVFTHLWNTVLWDYISNTVLLVLGVGLLSCLIALPLGWLTAYCRFPGKQQFEWALMLPLAMPTYIIAYVYTDLLDYAGPIQITLREWFGWQSPNDYWFFDIRTLPGAIIMIALVLYPYLYLIFKTALREQSFKLVQASQLMGLSAWKSFFKVSLVLSRGAIVAALALISMETMADFATVSYFAVSTLTTAVYDTWFGYYSLTAAAKISGVMLLLLFLALITERFSRRNQAVFERQSSVNSEALYILKGKSAWLATGFCSLILIISFIIPMVVLLKYAIMYFDQAWSSEFFSYAWQSLKVAAVVSVVTIVLSVLVVFYQRIAKQVNPLIPGRLASTGYALPGTVLAIAVLLPLTLLENTINRILTPYNLDIGLLLTGSLLTIIFAYIVRFYAVAHGAIESSFSRISPSLDMASQSMGKSQGHTLRLVHLPLLRRGLLTAGLLVFIECMKELPAALLLRPFDFESLATHVFQYVSDEQLELASISALFIVVVGFIPLYFINRSMEQHS, encoded by the coding sequence ATGACTTATAAATTTCAGCTGTCGAAGTGGCAGCTTATTGCGTGGTCGACAGGGTTATTACTGTCGACCCCGTTGTTTTTTCTGCTAGTAGAATCTTTACAAGGCGACTCAGAGGTATTTACTCACCTGTGGAATACCGTGCTGTGGGACTACATAAGTAATACCGTATTGCTGGTTTTAGGTGTAGGGTTACTTAGCTGTCTGATTGCGTTGCCACTGGGTTGGCTCACCGCTTATTGCCGTTTTCCTGGCAAACAACAGTTTGAATGGGCACTGATGCTGCCGCTTGCCATGCCTACCTATATTATTGCTTATGTGTACACGGATTTACTCGACTACGCGGGGCCGATACAAATAACACTAAGAGAATGGTTTGGTTGGCAATCACCCAATGATTACTGGTTTTTTGATATACGCACTTTGCCAGGGGCTATCATCATGATTGCGCTGGTACTCTACCCGTATTTATATTTAATTTTTAAAACCGCACTACGTGAACAATCCTTTAAATTAGTTCAAGCAAGCCAATTAATGGGATTAAGTGCATGGAAAAGCTTTTTTAAAGTAAGCCTAGTGCTTTCTCGTGGTGCTATTGTTGCTGCGCTGGCTTTGATCAGCATGGAAACCATGGCTGATTTTGCTACCGTTAGCTACTTTGCAGTCAGTACATTAACCACCGCAGTATACGATACTTGGTTTGGTTATTACTCATTAACTGCGGCAGCAAAAATTTCAGGGGTGATGTTGTTACTGCTATTCTTAGCATTGATCACCGAGCGTTTTAGCCGTCGTAACCAAGCTGTATTTGAGCGTCAGTCAAGTGTGAACAGTGAGGCGCTTTATATTCTTAAAGGTAAGTCTGCATGGTTAGCAACGGGGTTTTGTAGCCTTATTTTAATAATCTCATTTATTATTCCCATGGTTGTTTTGCTCAAGTATGCAATCATGTATTTTGATCAAGCGTGGAGTAGTGAATTTTTTAGCTATGCATGGCAAAGTTTGAAAGTGGCCGCAGTAGTGAGTGTAGTGACTATTGTTTTGAGTGTTTTAGTGGTGTTTTATCAGCGCATTGCAAAACAAGTAAACCCACTTATACCTGGGCGCTTAGCAAGTACCGGGTATGCACTCCCTGGGACAGTATTAGCTATTGCTGTATTGTTGCCACTCACCCTATTAGAAAATACTATTAACCGCATTCTGACTCCTTATAACTTAGATATTGGTTTATTACTTACTGGTAGTTTACTAACGATTATCTTTGCTTATATTGTGCGTTTTTACGCAGTTGCTCATGGTGCTATAGAGTCGAGCTTTTCACGCATTAGCCCCTCGCTTGATATGGCAAGTCAGTCAATGGGGAAAAGCCAAGGCCACACATTACGCTTAGTGCATTTGCCTTTATTACGCCGAGGCTTATTAACCGCTGGTTTATTGGTATTTATTGAGTGTATGAAAGAGCTGCCCGCAGCCTTACTGCTAAGGCCTTTTGATTTTGAAAGTTTAGCTACGCACGTGTTTCAATATGTTAGCGATGAACAATTAGAGCTGGCCTCCATATCAGCTTTATTTATAGTGGTGGTAGGTTTTATTCCGTTATATTTTATTAACCGTTCAATGGAGCAACATAGTTAA
- a CDS encoding ABC transporter ATP-binding protein has protein sequence MSSLILQGVSYAYNGTKVVDDLDLTLGKDEIVCLLGASGCGKTTTLKAIAGLIEAKQGQVFIDGKLVSDANTFVSPEHRNIGMMFQDYALFPHLTVANNIGFGLSGMSKADKQARVDEMLKLVHLVGCADRYPHQLSGGQQQRVAIARALAYKPSLLLLDEPFSNIDTQVRFELIADIRRIIKAQQVSAVFVTHSKEEAFAFSDTLAVMHQGKIAQQGTPEQLFAKPSSKEVAEFLGQGIYLSATALTATEYETPFGVVKSILPQQHAVAEKGVIYVRPHQLELASSNNNELQCECVTILSSRFIGSAYVYTVVIAEQEIEVAAQYGQSFEINEQVIIKIKPHTVNFFKS, from the coding sequence ATGAGTAGTTTGATTTTACAAGGTGTGAGCTATGCATATAACGGGACTAAGGTTGTAGATGATTTAGACTTAACCTTAGGTAAAGACGAAATAGTGTGTTTACTCGGTGCCAGTGGCTGCGGCAAAACCACCACGCTTAAAGCCATTGCAGGGTTAATTGAAGCCAAACAAGGACAGGTATTTATTGATGGTAAGTTAGTCAGTGACGCCAATACGTTTGTGTCACCAGAGCATCGTAATATTGGCATGATGTTTCAAGACTACGCATTATTCCCACATTTAACGGTGGCGAATAATATTGGCTTTGGTCTAAGCGGTATGAGCAAAGCGGATAAACAGGCTCGCGTGGATGAAATGTTAAAACTTGTGCACTTGGTTGGCTGCGCGGATAGATATCCACATCAACTCTCTGGTGGTCAACAGCAACGGGTAGCGATTGCGCGTGCATTAGCTTATAAACCCAGCTTACTATTGTTAGATGAGCCGTTTTCTAATATTGATACCCAAGTCCGATTTGAATTAATCGCTGATATAAGACGTATTATTAAAGCTCAACAAGTGTCGGCAGTATTTGTTACTCACTCAAAAGAAGAGGCGTTTGCATTTTCAGATACACTTGCTGTTATGCACCAAGGTAAAATTGCGCAGCAAGGAACGCCAGAGCAGCTTTTTGCTAAACCAAGTTCAAAGGAGGTTGCAGAGTTTCTGGGTCAGGGCATATACTTAAGCGCAACTGCATTAACAGCCACTGAATATGAAACGCCGTTTGGTGTGGTTAAATCAATACTGCCACAGCAACACGCAGTGGCTGAAAAGGGGGTTATTTATGTGCGTCCACACCAGCTTGAGCTTGCCAGTAGTAACAATAACGAACTGCAGTGTGAGTGCGTTACAATTCTAAGCAGTCGCTTTATTGGCTCTGCTTATGTATATACTGTGGTTATTGCTGAACAAGAAATAGAAGTTGCAGCTCAGTATGGCCAGTCATTTGAAATTAATGAACAGGTTATAATAAAAATAAAACCGCACACGGTGAATTTTTTTAAATCGTAA
- a CDS encoding Dyp-type peroxidase — translation MAQAQSGICAEANLHGLHLFFNVLDGHDESLRAKLKQVSDIEDEFSDQFSESMLSCMVAIGAQYWPHILPDFMPSELQSFPNITHSEFVMSARPCDLFVQIRSDREDVNHLFALQILKLFTPDVELVEQVRNFRFLDGRDFNGFIYAGDTPHGRQKRVTALVNKPDSFEDQGSYIHVQRFKHDLSLWQHLSLHEQEQIMGRTRLDNTLLSPALESSHATRSELKDEQGQALLLNQSMPYGDVYEQGMLVITCSAKGDAFEKVLTSRLGQGENYDHWLDFTQADMGSAFFAPSVRFLKQL, via the coding sequence ATGGCGCAAGCGCAATCAGGGATTTGTGCTGAAGCAAACTTACACGGTTTGCACTTATTTTTTAATGTACTTGATGGTCACGACGAATCACTTCGCGCTAAGCTTAAACAAGTGAGCGATATTGAAGATGAGTTTAGTGATCAGTTTTCTGAATCTATGCTTTCTTGCATGGTGGCAATTGGTGCGCAATATTGGCCGCATATCTTACCTGATTTCATGCCAAGCGAGCTGCAAAGCTTTCCTAATATTACCCATAGCGAGTTTGTTATGAGTGCAAGGCCATGTGATTTGTTTGTGCAAATCCGCTCAGACAGAGAAGACGTGAACCACTTGTTTGCACTACAAATACTCAAACTATTCACCCCTGATGTTGAGCTGGTAGAGCAAGTTCGTAATTTCCGTTTTTTAGATGGTCGTGATTTTAATGGTTTTATTTATGCGGGCGATACCCCACATGGCCGTCAAAAACGCGTAACGGCGTTAGTAAACAAACCTGATAGTTTTGAAGATCAAGGTAGTTACATTCATGTGCAGCGCTTCAAACATGACTTGAGCTTGTGGCAGCATTTGTCATTACATGAACAAGAGCAAATAATGGGTCGTACACGCCTTGATAATACCTTGCTCAGCCCCGCACTTGAGAGCAGCCATGCAACCCGAAGTGAATTAAAAGACGAACAAGGTCAGGCACTGTTACTTAACCAAAGCATGCCTTATGGCGATGTGTATGAGCAAGGTATGTTAGTGATTACGTGCTCTGCTAAAGGGGATGCATTCGAAAAAGTGCTAACTAGCCGACTAGGGCAGGGAGAGAATTATGATCACTGGCTTGATTTTACTCAGGCGGATATGGGCTCTGCATTTTTTGCCCCCTCAGTACGATTTTTAAAGCAGTTATAA
- the argR gene encoding transcriptional regulator ArgR has product MQPQDKQEALVKAFKALLKEENFGSQGEIVDALKEQGFDNISQSKVSRMLSKFGAVRTRNAKQEMVYCLPAEMGVPTAKSPLRQLVIDIMHNEMMIIIRTSPGAAQLIARLLDSLGKADGVLGTIAGDDTIFIAPAKISEIDLTLERVRILFDTV; this is encoded by the coding sequence ATGCAACCACAAGATAAACAAGAAGCATTGGTTAAAGCCTTTAAAGCACTTTTAAAAGAAGAAAACTTTGGCTCACAAGGCGAAATAGTTGATGCGTTAAAAGAGCAAGGCTTTGATAATATTAGCCAAAGTAAAGTGTCGCGAATGTTAAGTAAGTTTGGCGCGGTACGCACCCGTAATGCAAAACAAGAAATGGTATACTGTTTACCCGCCGAAATGGGGGTACCAACCGCTAAGAGCCCATTACGCCAGCTCGTTATTGATATTATGCATAACGAAATGATGATTATTATTCGCACCAGTCCTGGAGCTGCTCAACTCATTGCGCGTTTACTTGATTCATTAGGCAAAGCAGATGGCGTACTAGGTACTATTGCTGGCGATGATACTATTTTTATCGCACCAGCTAAAATCTCAGAAATAGACCTCACACTAGAGCGTGTTCGTATTTTATTTGATACGGTTTAA
- the mdh gene encoding malate dehydrogenase, which translates to MKVAVLGAAGGIGQALSLLLKTGLPAGSELSLYDVAPVVPGVAVDLSHIPTDVKVAGFGADDLDKALTGCDIVLIPAGMPRKPGMDRADLFNVNAGIIKTLAEGIVANCPKALVGIITNPVNGTVPIVAEVFKKAGTYDAKRVFGITTLDVIRSEAFIAELKGVDVASVKVPVIGGHSGTTILPLLSQVEGVTFTDEEVAALTPRIQNAGTEVVNAKAGGGSATLSMGAAAARFCMSLVKGLQGEDVVDYAYVAVENGDAEYFAHPVRLGKNGVEEILSYGTLSAFEEQAKNDMLETLKKDIKEGVDFMA; encoded by the coding sequence ATGAAAGTTGCTGTATTAGGTGCTGCAGGCGGTATCGGTCAAGCGTTGTCTTTATTATTAAAAACAGGTTTACCAGCTGGCTCTGAATTATCACTATATGATGTTGCGCCAGTAGTTCCTGGTGTTGCTGTTGACCTTTCTCACATCCCAACAGATGTTAAAGTTGCAGGTTTTGGTGCTGACGATTTAGATAAAGCATTAACAGGTTGTGATATCGTTCTTATCCCAGCGGGTATGCCACGTAAGCCAGGTATGGATCGTGCTGATTTATTTAATGTTAACGCTGGTATCATCAAAACACTAGCAGAAGGCATTGTTGCTAACTGTCCTAAAGCGCTTGTGGGTATTATTACTAACCCAGTTAACGGCACTGTACCAATTGTTGCTGAAGTATTTAAAAAAGCAGGTACTTATGATGCTAAACGTGTATTCGGTATTACAACACTCGATGTGATCCGTTCTGAAGCGTTCATTGCTGAGCTTAAAGGCGTTGACGTAGCAAGCGTTAAAGTTCCAGTAATTGGTGGCCACTCAGGCACAACTATCCTACCGTTACTTTCTCAAGTTGAAGGTGTTACTTTCACTGATGAAGAAGTGGCTGCACTGACTCCACGTATCCAAAACGCGGGTACTGAAGTAGTTAATGCTAAAGCGGGCGGTGGTTCTGCAACATTATCAATGGGTGCTGCTGCTGCACGTTTTTGTATGTCTTTAGTTAAAGGCTTACAAGGTGAAGACGTTGTAGATTATGCATACGTTGCTGTTGAAAATGGCGATGCAGAGTACTTCGCACATCCAGTACGTTTAGGTAAAAATGGCGTAGAAGAAATTCTTTCTTACGGCACCCTAAGCGCATTTGAAGAGCAAGCAAAAAATGACATGCTTGAAACTCTGAAAAAAGACATTAAAGAAGGTGTTGATTTTATGGCGTAA
- the ispB gene encoding octaprenyl diphosphate synthase, whose protein sequence is MDIKAIQALIESDMNDVNQLIHAQMRSDVALVNQLGLYIVNSGGKRVRPMLAILAAKALGYQGKDHITLATIIEFIHTATLLHDDVVDESNLRRGTPTANAEFGNAASVLVGDFIYTRSFQLMVGLGKMQIMQVLADATNIIAEGEVLQLMNCNDPDTTEASYMQVIYSKTAKLFEAATGLAAIITEQDDSVLNALNLYGMHLGTAFQLVDDVLDYNADADQLGKNIGDDLAEGKPTLPLIYAMQHGSEHQTQLIRDAIEHCNGMEHLDEILAALKHTNALEFTMQKAEQEAEKAIACLDCLAESSYKQALISLARIAVDRDH, encoded by the coding sequence ATGGATATAAAAGCTATCCAGGCGTTAATCGAAAGCGATATGAATGACGTCAATCAACTAATACATGCGCAAATGCGCTCAGATGTGGCGTTAGTTAATCAACTTGGTTTGTATATTGTTAACAGCGGTGGCAAACGTGTTCGCCCCATGTTGGCTATTTTGGCGGCAAAAGCGCTAGGTTACCAAGGTAAAGATCACATTACGCTAGCAACAATTATTGAATTTATTCATACCGCAACGCTTTTACATGACGATGTAGTAGATGAATCTAACTTGCGCCGTGGCACACCCACAGCAAATGCCGAGTTTGGTAATGCCGCCAGTGTTCTCGTGGGAGACTTTATTTATACTCGCTCGTTTCAGCTAATGGTAGGCCTTGGTAAAATGCAGATAATGCAAGTATTAGCCGATGCAACCAATATTATTGCTGAAGGCGAAGTGCTGCAATTAATGAACTGTAATGACCCAGATACTACTGAAGCCAGTTATATGCAGGTTATTTACTCTAAAACCGCCAAGTTATTTGAAGCTGCAACCGGGCTAGCTGCTATTATTACTGAGCAAGATGACAGTGTATTAAACGCACTTAATTTGTATGGTATGCATTTAGGCACTGCTTTTCAGTTAGTGGATGATGTTTTAGATTACAACGCTGATGCCGACCAACTTGGTAAAAACATTGGCGATGATTTAGCTGAAGGTAAGCCGACGTTACCTCTTATATATGCAATGCAACACGGTAGTGAGCATCAAACACAGTTAATAAGAGACGCTATTGAGCACTGTAATGGTATGGAGCATCTAGATGAGATACTCGCTGCACTTAAACATACCAATGCCCTTGAGTTCACTATGCAAAAAGCAGAGCAAGAAGCAGAGAAAGCAATTGCTTGTTTAGATTGCTTAGCTGAATCAAGTTACAAGCAAGCGTTAATTAGCTTAGCTAGAATAGCGGTTGACCGCGACCACTAA
- the rplU gene encoding 50S ribosomal protein L21: protein MYAVFQSGGKQHRVTEGQTIRLEKLDVETGAAVEFDSVLLVADGEKIEIGVPFVNGGKVTAEVVSHGRGEKIKVVKFRRRKHSRKQMGHRQWFTEVKITGISA, encoded by the coding sequence ATGTACGCGGTTTTCCAAAGTGGTGGTAAACAGCACCGTGTGACTGAAGGTCAAACAATTCGTCTTGAGAAATTAGACGTTGAAACTGGTGCAGCAGTTGAATTTGATTCAGTACTTTTAGTTGCTGATGGTGAGAAGATCGAGATTGGTGTACCGTTCGTAAACGGTGGTAAAGTAACAGCTGAGGTTGTTTCACACGGTCGCGGTGAGAAGATTAAGGTTGTTAAATTTAGACGCCGTAAGCATTCTCGTAAGCAAATGGGCCATCGTCAATGGTTCACAGAAGTTAAAATCACTGGCATTAGCGCTTAA
- the rpmA gene encoding 50S ribosomal protein L27, whose amino-acid sequence MAHKKAAGSTRNGRDSESKRLGVKRFGGESVLAGSIIVRQRGTRFHAGANVGIGKDHTIFAKADGKVQFEQKGPLNRKYVTIVAE is encoded by the coding sequence ATGGCACATAAAAAAGCAGCTGGTAGTACTCGTAACGGTCGCGATTCAGAAAGCAAACGCCTAGGTGTTAAGCGTTTTGGTGGCGAATCAGTTCTAGCGGGTAGCATCATTGTTCGTCAACGTGGAACTCGTTTTCATGCTGGCGCAAACGTAGGTATCGGTAAAGACCACACTATCTTCGCAAAAGCAGATGGTAAAGTTCAGTTTGAACAAAAAGGTCCTTTAAACCGTAAATACGTAACTATCGTAGCTGAGTAA
- the cgtA gene encoding Obg family GTPase CgtA, which translates to MKFVDEVEIRAEAGDGGSGIVSFRREKYVPDGGPDGGDGGDGGSVYLQADENLNTLIDYQFERFHRAERGTNGQSRNCTGKKGEDLIVKVPVGTRIIDVDTQESLGDLTQDGQRIVVAKGGFHGLGNARFKSSTNRAPRQKTLGTPGEVRNLKLELMLLADVGLLGLPNAGKSTFIRSVSAAKPKVADYPFTTLIPNLGVVRPEANKSFVIADIPGLIEGASDGAGLGIRFLKHLERCRVLLHIIDVMPVDGSNPVDNAFAIINELHQYSPKLAEKPRWLVFNKIDLLPEDEAKALCEQIAEELGESENIYSIAAINKLNTQPLIHDIMMLLDNMPKEKFVEVADEEVEFKWDTYHQKATKGDDDDWDDWDEDDYDVEVVYER; encoded by the coding sequence ATGAAGTTTGTAGATGAAGTAGAAATTCGCGCAGAAGCTGGTGACGGTGGCAGCGGCATCGTGTCTTTTCGTCGTGAGAAATATGTTCCAGATGGTGGACCTGATGGCGGTGACGGTGGAGACGGTGGTAGTGTTTATCTACAAGCTGATGAAAACTTAAATACCCTTATTGACTATCAATTCGAGCGTTTTCATAGAGCAGAACGCGGTACTAACGGTCAAAGCCGTAACTGTACTGGTAAAAAAGGTGAAGATCTGATTGTAAAAGTACCGGTAGGCACACGTATCATTGATGTTGATACACAAGAATCATTAGGGGATTTAACCCAAGATGGTCAACGAATTGTGGTTGCAAAAGGCGGTTTCCATGGCTTGGGGAATGCGCGTTTTAAATCAAGTACCAATCGTGCCCCACGTCAAAAAACACTCGGAACACCTGGTGAAGTACGTAACCTTAAGTTAGAGCTAATGCTGCTCGCTGATGTAGGTTTACTGGGTTTACCAAATGCCGGTAAATCGACCTTTATTCGCAGCGTATCGGCTGCAAAACCTAAAGTAGCAGATTATCCATTTACTACGCTTATCCCTAACTTAGGTGTTGTTCGTCCTGAAGCAAATAAATCATTTGTCATTGCCGATATTCCTGGCTTGATTGAAGGTGCATCGGATGGTGCAGGCTTAGGTATTCGTTTCTTAAAGCATTTAGAACGCTGTCGTGTGTTATTGCACATTATTGATGTTATGCCAGTTGATGGTTCAAATCCTGTTGATAATGCTTTTGCAATCATTAACGAGCTACATCAGTACAGCCCTAAGCTTGCTGAAAAGCCTCGCTGGTTAGTATTTAATAAAATTGACTTATTGCCAGAAGATGAAGCCAAGGCCTTATGTGAGCAAATTGCAGAAGAGTTAGGTGAGTCTGAAAATATTTATAGTATTGCTGCAATTAATAAATTGAATACTCAGCCATTAATTCACGACATCATGATGCTACTTGATAACATGCCTAAAGAAAAGTTTGTTGAAGTTGCAGACGAAGAGGTTGAATTTAAATGGGATACCTACCATCAAAAAGCCACTAAAGGCGATGATGATGACTGGGATGATTGGGATGAAGATGATTACGACGTAGAAGTTGTCTACGAGCGTTAA
- the folA gene encoding type 3 dihydrofolate reductase, whose product MIISMIAAMANNRVIGLDNKMPWHLPGDLQHFKKVTSGKPVIMGRKTFESIGRPLPGRRNIIITRNTKYKAAGIETVTTPEAALELVNDVAEVMIIGGGNIYQQFLGQAHRLYLTFIDLDVEGDTQFPDYQNVASWQIEDEMLIAPDDKNKYSYKFVTLNKIS is encoded by the coding sequence GTGATAATTTCAATGATTGCAGCAATGGCAAACAACCGTGTCATTGGTTTAGATAATAAAATGCCATGGCACTTACCTGGCGATCTTCAGCACTTTAAAAAAGTAACCTCTGGTAAGCCCGTTATTATGGGGCGTAAAACATTTGAGTCGATAGGTAGGCCGCTGCCTGGGCGTCGCAATATTATTATTACTCGCAACACTAAATATAAAGCAGCGGGAATTGAAACAGTAACCACGCCTGAGGCTGCACTTGAGCTTGTTAATGATGTTGCAGAGGTGATGATTATTGGCGGTGGAAACATTTACCAGCAGTTCTTAGGGCAAGCACATCGGTTGTATTTAACCTTTATTGACTTAGATGTAGAAGGGGATACACAGTTTCCTGATTACCAAAATGTTGCAAGTTGGCAAATTGAAGATGAAATGTTGATAGCTCCTGATGATAAAAATAAATATAGTTATAAGTTCGTAACTTTGAATAAAATCTCTTAA
- a CDS encoding DUF3718 domain-containing protein, with amino-acid sequence MIKLPKLVVIAAIAAGSFAYTAPASANDQLAVSVCEYIAGDDKNRLRSKLKSSRVKVRNIYDAVFCNGNNLLRHAVASNAVDTGEYIVKNLSKSSLEDGADIAWAEANHAGSPLIPIIKDRAGL; translated from the coding sequence ATGATTAAATTACCGAAGCTAGTTGTAATTGCTGCTATTGCAGCGGGTTCGTTTGCTTATACTGCGCCTGCAAGCGCTAATGATCAGTTAGCTGTTTCAGTCTGTGAATACATTGCTGGTGATGATAAAAACCGTCTGCGTAGCAAATTAAAAAGTTCACGTGTGAAAGTTCGTAATATCTATGATGCAGTTTTCTGTAATGGTAATAACTTATTGCGTCACGCTGTTGCAAGTAATGCAGTTGATACAGGCGAGTACATTGTTAAAAACTTATCAAAGAGCTCACTTGAAGATGGTGCCGATATTGCTTGGGCTGAGGCAAATCATGCTGGATCACCTTTAATCCCTATTATTAAAGACCGCGCAGGCCTTTAA